Proteins encoded together in one Marinithermus hydrothermalis DSM 14884 window:
- a CDS encoding DUF294 nucleotidyltransferase-like domain-containing protein produces the protein MEPLEFLKRTPPFDALPPEVLDRVAEGLEVVYHPAGTRVLVRGGAPSRYLYVIRKGAVRLERAGRVALHLEEGEVFGYPSLLSGEPPAFDVVVEEDLLAYRVRREVFARLLEHPAFAAFFLKGLAERLKEVPVFPAPSSLGGLDFSQPVRRLVRGPPVFVPAEATVGEAARRMREHRISSVLVAGEALGILTDRDLRNRVLARGLGAATPVRAVMTAPAKTLPAGSSVFEALEFMLAEGVHHLPLVEGERVVGVVTDTDLLRHQAKNPLYLLRRLERTRDPEGLEGYALELAGVVEALLAGGLGVREIGRSVSALNDTLLRVLLRLAERRLGPPPVPYAWVVLGSEGRAEQLLLTDQDNALVYAEASPEAQAYFARLAEDVVQGLLRAGFPPCPGGYMATRWRYPLEAWRARFQRWVAAPDPQALLEAGIFFDFRAVHGGLSLEPLEAVLAEAADQRRFLAHLARAALAFRPPLTLFRRIREEEGGVDVKRGGIAPIVGLARVYALEARARARNTLERLEAARQAGVLSAAGAEVLAEAFGFLQKLRLRAQLVALGRGEAVGNRVRLEALSPLERRHLKEAFLAVREAQEAAALRYQTAWLG, from the coding sequence ATGGAGCCCCTCGAGTTCCTCAAGCGCACCCCGCCCTTCGACGCGCTGCCGCCCGAGGTGCTCGATCGGGTGGCGGAAGGCCTCGAGGTCGTGTACCACCCCGCGGGCACCCGGGTCCTGGTGCGCGGCGGCGCGCCGAGCCGGTACCTGTACGTGATCCGCAAGGGCGCGGTGCGCCTCGAGCGCGCGGGGCGGGTCGCGCTGCATTTGGAGGAGGGGGAGGTGTTCGGGTACCCCTCCCTCCTCTCCGGGGAGCCCCCGGCCTTTGACGTGGTGGTGGAGGAGGACCTGCTCGCGTACCGGGTGCGCCGCGAGGTCTTCGCGCGGCTTCTGGAGCACCCGGCCTTCGCCGCCTTCTTCCTGAAGGGGCTTGCCGAACGGCTCAAGGAGGTCCCGGTCTTCCCGGCGCCCTCCTCGCTCGGCGGGCTGGACTTCAGCCAGCCGGTGCGTCGCTTGGTGCGGGGCCCTCCGGTCTTCGTGCCGGCGGAGGCTACGGTGGGGGAGGCCGCACGCCGCATGCGGGAGCACCGCATCAGCTCGGTCCTTGTGGCGGGGGAGGCGTTGGGGATCCTGACCGACCGGGACCTCAGGAACCGGGTCCTCGCCCGGGGGCTCGGCGCGGCCACGCCGGTCCGAGCGGTGATGACGGCTCCGGCCAAGACCCTCCCGGCGGGCAGCTCGGTCTTCGAGGCCCTGGAGTTCATGCTCGCCGAGGGCGTGCACCACCTGCCCCTCGTGGAGGGGGAGCGGGTGGTGGGGGTCGTGACGGACACGGACCTCCTCAGGCACCAGGCCAAGAACCCCCTCTACCTCCTGCGCCGCCTCGAGCGCACCCGGGACCCGGAGGGCCTTGAAGGGTACGCTCTGGAGCTCGCGGGGGTCGTGGAGGCCCTGCTCGCGGGGGGGCTGGGGGTGCGGGAGATCGGCCGGAGCGTCAGCGCCTTGAACGACACCCTCCTGCGCGTGTTGCTCCGCCTCGCCGAACGGCGGCTGGGGCCGCCGCCGGTGCCGTACGCGTGGGTGGTGCTGGGCTCGGAGGGGCGCGCGGAGCAGCTGCTCCTCACGGACCAGGACAACGCCCTGGTCTACGCGGAGGCCAGCCCGGAGGCCCAGGCGTACTTCGCGCGCCTCGCGGAGGACGTGGTGCAGGGCCTCCTCCGGGCGGGCTTCCCCCCGTGCCCCGGAGGGTACATGGCGACGCGCTGGCGGTACCCCCTCGAGGCGTGGCGCGCGCGGTTTCAGCGGTGGGTGGCGGCCCCGGACCCGCAAGCCCTGCTGGAGGCGGGGATCTTCTTCGACTTCCGCGCGGTGCACGGCGGGCTTTCCCTCGAGCCGCTCGAGGCGGTGCTCGCGGAGGCGGCGGACCAGCGGCGCTTCTTGGCGCACCTGGCGCGCGCGGCGCTCGCCTTCCGCCCGCCCCTCACCCTCTTCCGGCGCATCCGGGAGGAGGAGGGCGGCGTGGACGTGAAGCGGGGCGGGATCGCGCCCATCGTGGGGCTGGCGCGCGTGTACGCCCTCGAGGCCCGCGCGCGGGCGCGGAACACGCTGGAGCGCCTCGAGGCCGCGCGGCAGGCCGGGGTGCTCTCCGCGGCGGGGGCGGAGGTCCTCGCGGAGGCGTTTGGCTTCCTGCAGAAGCTCCGGTTGCGGGCGCAGCTCGTGGCCCTGGGGCGGGGGGAGGCGGTGGGGAACCGGGTGCGGCTGGAGGCGCTCTCCCCGCTGGAGCGGCGCCACCTGAAGGAGGCCTTCCTCGCGGTGCGCGAGGCGCAGGAGGCGGCCGCCTTGCGGTACCAGACCGCCTGGTTGGGGTGA
- a CDS encoding 3'-5' exonuclease — MRRVVYWALDVETSGLNPRRDQILAVGMVPVRGGAVRCREAFYSLVRPPSPAVVPLWGLKAHHIRPVELRGAPPLAEVLREVDRRLRGGALLVHHAAVDVAFLRRAYRALGWPWPAPRVVDTARLLERLARRRALLEPYRAPPPLDLAGARAYLGLPPYPQHHALVDALATAELFLALQARLGEA, encoded by the coding sequence GTGAGGCGGGTGGTGTACTGGGCGCTGGACGTGGAGACGAGCGGCCTGAACCCGCGCCGGGACCAGATCCTCGCGGTGGGTATGGTGCCCGTGCGTGGGGGGGCGGTGCGCTGCCGGGAGGCGTTTTACAGCCTGGTGCGCCCCCCAAGCCCCGCGGTGGTTCCGCTATGGGGCCTGAAGGCGCACCACATCCGGCCCGTGGAGCTGCGCGGCGCGCCGCCCCTGGCCGAGGTCCTGCGCGAGGTGGACCGCCGCTTGCGGGGCGGGGCGCTGCTCGTGCACCACGCGGCCGTGGACGTGGCGTTCCTGCGCCGGGCGTACCGGGCTTTGGGCTGGCCGTGGCCCGCGCCTAGGGTGGTGGACACCGCGCGGCTTTTGGAGCGGCTCGCGCGCCGCCGGGCGCTGCTCGAGCCCTACCGCGCGCCGCCCCCATTGGACCTCGCGGGGGCTCGGGCCTACCTGGGGTTGCCGCCCTACCCGCAGCACCACGCGTTGGTGGACGCGCTCGCCACGGCGGAGCTCTTCCTCGCGCTGCAGGCGCGGCTGGGGGAGGCGTGA
- the napA gene encoding nitrate reductase catalytic subunit NapA, which translates to MEKQNPKTQGSTNGADLSRRDFVKLAAAVSAAAAAGVAVPQSARAQAAAVEQGWRWDKSVCRFCGTGCGVLVATKNDRIVAVKGDPENPVNRGLNCIKGYFLAKIQYGEDRLTQPLMRVNERGEFDKKGKFKPVSWQKAFEVMAREFKKAYNELGPTGVAIFGSGQYTIQEGYAALKLMKAGFRSNNIDPNARHCMASAVAAFIQTFGIDEPAGCYDDIELTDTFVLWGSNMAEMHPVLWARILDRRLSNPDRVKLVVLTTFRHRTSQMADLEIVFKPQTDLAIQNYILREIVYNYPEAIDWEFVNNHCAFATGYADIGYGLRPDPNHPKYSEKEREVLRTEIAKVITKEEAQALSYLGVKPGDRLEMKHRKQAGAHWVITFEEFKKALEPYTLDFVAELAKGDPDEPLEVFKEKLQALAALYAEKARKVVSFWTMGFNQHTRGTWVNEQIYAIHLLLGKQAQPGSGAFSLTGQPSACGTAREVGTFAHRLPADMVVTNPEHRKKSEEIWKVPEGTINPKVGANYVQIMRDLEDGKIKWAWVQVNNPWQNTANANHWIRAAREMDVFIVVSDAYPGVSAKVADLILPSAMIYEKWGAYGNSERRTQHWRQQVTPPGQAMPDLWQIIEFSKFFTLKEVWREWKLPDGTVLPNVLDKAQAMGYSPEMTLYEVLFANEEAKRFAWPDPIGKGFLNTEAEGDKRNVPGVDGQPWKGYGFFVQKYLWEEYRRFGLGEGHDLAEFDAYHKVRGLRWPVVNGRETLWRFNTQYDPYARKANPKARFAFYGPAAKRIPEGSLLGPKDGAKVDLTNRAKIFFRPYMAPPETPDAEYPFWLATGRVLEHWHTGTMTMRVPELYRAVPEAFCYMHPEDAQRLGVKDGDKVWIESRRGKVQARVQTNGRNRPPKGMVFVPFFDERVLINKVLLDQRCPISLQTDFKKVAVKIYKA; encoded by the coding sequence ATGGAGAAACAAAACCCCAAAACCCAAGGCTCTACCAACGGGGCGGACCTCTCGCGGCGAGACTTCGTGAAGCTCGCTGCGGCCGTCTCCGCCGCCGCCGCTGCGGGCGTCGCGGTGCCGCAAAGCGCCCGCGCGCAGGCCGCGGCCGTGGAGCAGGGTTGGCGCTGGGACAAGTCCGTGTGCCGGTTCTGCGGCACGGGATGCGGCGTGCTCGTCGCCACCAAGAACGACCGTATCGTCGCGGTCAAAGGCGATCCCGAGAACCCCGTCAACCGCGGGCTGAACTGCATCAAAGGGTACTTCCTCGCCAAGATCCAGTACGGCGAGGACCGCCTCACCCAACCCTTGATGCGCGTGAACGAGCGGGGCGAGTTCGACAAGAAGGGCAAGTTCAAGCCCGTCAGCTGGCAGAAGGCCTTCGAGGTCATGGCCCGCGAGTTCAAGAAGGCCTACAACGAACTCGGCCCTACCGGCGTCGCGATCTTCGGGTCCGGGCAGTACACCATCCAGGAAGGGTACGCGGCCCTTAAGCTCATGAAGGCCGGGTTCCGCAGCAACAACATCGACCCCAACGCCCGGCACTGCATGGCCAGCGCCGTCGCGGCCTTCATCCAAACCTTCGGGATCGACGAGCCCGCGGGGTGCTACGACGACATCGAACTCACCGACACCTTCGTCCTCTGGGGCTCCAACATGGCCGAGATGCACCCCGTGCTCTGGGCGCGCATCCTGGACCGGCGGCTCTCGAATCCCGACCGCGTCAAGCTCGTCGTCCTCACCACCTTCCGCCACCGCACCTCCCAGATGGCGGACCTCGAGATCGTCTTCAAACCCCAGACCGACCTCGCCATCCAGAACTACATCCTCCGCGAGATCGTGTACAACTACCCCGAGGCGATCGACTGGGAGTTCGTGAACAACCACTGCGCCTTCGCCACGGGGTACGCCGACATCGGGTACGGCCTGCGCCCCGACCCCAACCACCCCAAGTACAGCGAGAAGGAACGCGAGGTTCTCCGGACCGAGATCGCCAAGGTGATCACCAAGGAGGAAGCCCAGGCCCTCAGCTACCTCGGGGTCAAGCCCGGCGACCGCCTCGAGATGAAGCACCGCAAACAGGCCGGGGCGCACTGGGTGATCACCTTCGAGGAGTTCAAAAAGGCCCTCGAGCCGTACACCCTGGACTTCGTGGCCGAGCTGGCCAAAGGCGACCCGGACGAGCCCCTCGAGGTCTTCAAGGAAAAGCTCCAGGCCCTCGCGGCCCTCTACGCAGAGAAGGCCCGCAAGGTCGTGAGCTTCTGGACGATGGGGTTCAACCAGCACACGCGGGGCACCTGGGTGAACGAGCAGATCTACGCGATCCACCTCCTCCTCGGCAAACAAGCCCAGCCCGGCTCCGGCGCGTTCAGCCTCACCGGCCAGCCCTCCGCGTGCGGCACCGCGCGTGAGGTCGGGACCTTCGCGCACCGGCTGCCCGCGGACATGGTGGTCACGAACCCCGAGCACCGCAAGAAGTCCGAGGAGATCTGGAAGGTCCCCGAGGGCACGATCAACCCCAAGGTCGGCGCGAACTACGTGCAGATCATGCGGGACCTCGAGGACGGGAAGATCAAGTGGGCCTGGGTGCAGGTGAACAACCCCTGGCAGAACACCGCGAACGCGAACCACTGGATCCGGGCCGCGCGGGAAATGGACGTGTTCATCGTGGTGTCCGACGCGTACCCTGGGGTTTCCGCGAAGGTCGCGGACCTGATCCTGCCCAGCGCGATGATCTACGAGAAGTGGGGCGCGTACGGGAACTCCGAACGGCGCACGCAGCACTGGCGCCAGCAGGTCACGCCTCCCGGCCAGGCCATGCCGGACCTCTGGCAGATCATCGAGTTCTCCAAGTTCTTCACCCTCAAGGAGGTCTGGCGGGAGTGGAAGCTCCCGGACGGCACCGTCCTCCCGAACGTGCTGGACAAGGCCCAGGCTATGGGGTACTCCCCCGAGATGACGCTCTACGAGGTGCTGTTCGCGAACGAGGAGGCCAAGCGGTTCGCCTGGCCGGACCCCATCGGCAAGGGCTTCCTCAACACCGAAGCCGAGGGGGACAAGCGCAACGTGCCCGGCGTGGACGGCCAGCCCTGGAAGGGGTACGGGTTCTTCGTGCAGAAGTACCTGTGGGAGGAGTACCGGCGCTTCGGGCTTGGGGAAGGGCACGACCTCGCGGAGTTCGACGCCTACCACAAGGTACGCGGCCTGCGCTGGCCGGTCGTGAACGGCCGCGAAACCCTCTGGCGGTTCAACACCCAGTACGATCCGTACGCGAGGAAGGCCAACCCCAAGGCGCGCTTTGCCTTCTACGGCCCGGCCGCGAAACGCATCCCTGAAGGCAGCCTCCTCGGCCCCAAGGACGGCGCTAAGGTGGACCTCACCAACCGCGCCAAGATCTTCTTCCGGCCCTACATGGCGCCTCCGGAAACCCCGGATGCGGAGTACCCCTTCTGGCTCGCGACCGGGCGGGTGCTCGAGCACTGGCACACCGGCACCATGACGATGCGCGTGCCGGAACTGTACCGCGCGGTGCCCGAGGCCTTCTGCTACATGCACCCCGAGGACGCCCAGCGCCTGGGCGTAAAGGACGGGGACAAGGTCTGGATCGAGAGTCGGCGTGGCAAGGTGCAGGCCCGCGTGCAAACCAATGGGCGCAACCGCCCGCCTAAAGGCATGGTCTTCGTGCCGTTCTTCGATGAACGCGTCCTGATCAACAAGGTGCTCTTGGACCAGCGCTGCCCGATCTCCCTGCAGACGGACTTCAAGAAGGTCGCGGTCAAGATCTACAAGGCGTGA
- a CDS encoding nitrate reductase cytochrome c-type subunit yields the protein MTRHKRILWIGLALLGIGLVFFALGLGNAPSFTPQDLGIRNAVLETDAGAELPPLAYPTTPPGASERMPRSQENAPPMIPHSIEGFVPVTQSQNSCAACHNPNTAQALGATPIPPTHYALDLFSDTDTTSLQLDAARYSCTMCHAPQAEVDPPIANLFIPEFRNPDGQFSSDLMERWKEGVDLETGTE from the coding sequence ATGACGCGCCATAAGCGAATCCTCTGGATCGGACTGGCCCTGTTGGGTATTGGCCTCGTGTTCTTCGCGCTTGGCCTAGGTAACGCGCCGAGCTTTACTCCGCAAGACCTGGGCATCCGGAATGCGGTCTTGGAAACGGACGCCGGCGCGGAGCTGCCGCCCTTGGCCTACCCCACCACCCCCCCCGGCGCAAGCGAACGCATGCCGCGCTCGCAGGAAAACGCTCCCCCCATGATCCCGCACAGCATCGAGGGGTTCGTGCCCGTCACCCAAAGCCAGAACTCCTGCGCGGCATGCCACAACCCCAACACGGCTCAAGCCCTTGGCGCCACCCCCATTCCCCCTACCCACTACGCGCTGGACTTGTTCAGCGATACCGACACCACGAGCCTCCAACTGGACGCCGCGCGGTACTCATGCACCATGTGCCACGCCCCGCAGGCCGAGGTGGATCCGCCCATCGCCAACCTCTTCATACCCGAGTTCCGCAACCCCGACGGACAGTTCTCCTCGGACCTCATGGAGCGCTGGAAGGAAGGCGTGGACCTCGAGACCGGTACCGAGTAG
- a CDS encoding putative bifunctional diguanylate cyclase/phosphodiesterase: protein MRGAPPMLLPLTSLALATYILAFPLLYRQAGVEAASFSSVWLAMAGWSLGPWGGLAAGLANIPLHLALFTWVHDPSINALQEAAGLESILSPLLGFAAGTLRNLLDERTRTLAALRRRERTLRLLSAVNHATSHANTQEELIRIIPQVMVLEGGYRAAWAAHAEPDGRLEPLAWAGEGAEALAPCLAASWEGPRPTCLRLADPGLRAHRETAERYGVRAVLLLPVTVSGRPWGCLAVASAQPAAFSPDEQAALQEVAQAFGASLERVAALEALARHAVTDPLTGLLNRRGLEEKGRALLAALQTRNEPAALIFLDLDRFKEVNDTLGHTAGDQALIEVAHRLKATARRTDLTARVGGDEFALLLPGADATTAQQVARRLQKALEAPVELEGRAFILGASLGVARFPEDAQDLDGLIRAADVAMYAAKHSPAPLVFFNATQDQAFREQVRLEHELRQALAAHQIQVHLQPILDLRTGETVLFEALARWKVSPAVFAPLAEAAGFAETLDRQVLAKALAHLKALRDAGFPGGVTVNLSPQSFANLMLPDWIRAQLMAHNLPPERLVLEVTERLLLSGEAALATLQDLKRTGVRLALDDFGSGYSSLSYVHRFPVDLIKIDKSFVQEAPESPRAHAILEAIARLSEKLGATTLAEGIEREAELEVCRTLGIPLGQGFLLGKPMPLEAALEWLEAPQTVR, encoded by the coding sequence ATGCGCGGCGCACCCCCCATGCTCCTGCCACTCACCAGCCTCGCCCTCGCGACATACATCCTGGCCTTCCCCCTCCTCTACCGCCAGGCCGGGGTCGAAGCCGCCTCCTTCTCCAGCGTGTGGCTCGCCATGGCCGGCTGGAGCCTCGGCCCCTGGGGGGGCCTCGCCGCCGGCCTCGCCAACATCCCCCTCCACCTCGCCCTCTTCACCTGGGTGCACGACCCCTCGATCAACGCGCTTCAGGAAGCCGCGGGCCTCGAGAGCATCCTCAGCCCCCTCCTGGGGTTCGCGGCCGGCACCCTCCGCAACCTCCTCGACGAACGCACGCGCACCCTCGCCGCCCTGCGCCGCAGAGAACGCACCCTGCGCCTCCTCAGCGCGGTTAACCACGCCACAAGCCACGCCAACACCCAGGAAGAACTCATCCGCATCATCCCCCAGGTGATGGTCCTCGAGGGCGGCTACCGCGCGGCGTGGGCAGCCCACGCGGAACCCGACGGCCGCCTCGAGCCCCTCGCGTGGGCCGGCGAAGGCGCCGAGGCCCTCGCCCCGTGCCTGGCGGCGAGCTGGGAAGGCCCGCGCCCCACCTGCCTCCGCCTTGCGGACCCCGGCCTGCGCGCCCACCGGGAAACCGCCGAACGGTACGGGGTGCGCGCCGTCCTCCTCCTGCCCGTCACCGTCTCCGGCCGGCCCTGGGGCTGCCTCGCGGTGGCCTCAGCCCAGCCTGCCGCCTTCTCCCCCGACGAACAAGCCGCCCTCCAGGAGGTCGCCCAGGCCTTCGGCGCAAGCCTCGAGCGCGTCGCGGCCCTCGAGGCCCTCGCCCGCCACGCGGTCACCGACCCCCTCACCGGCCTCCTGAACCGCCGCGGCCTGGAAGAAAAAGGCCGGGCCCTCCTCGCCGCCCTCCAAACCCGCAACGAACCCGCCGCCCTCATCTTCCTCGACCTCGACCGCTTCAAAGAGGTCAACGACACCCTAGGCCACACCGCCGGCGACCAAGCCCTCATCGAGGTCGCCCACCGCCTCAAAGCCACCGCCCGCCGCACCGACCTCACCGCCCGCGTCGGCGGCGACGAGTTCGCCCTCCTCCTCCCCGGCGCCGACGCCACAACCGCCCAACAGGTGGCCCGACGCCTACAAAAAGCCCTCGAGGCCCCCGTGGAGCTCGAGGGCCGGGCCTTCATCCTGGGCGCCAGCCTCGGCGTCGCCCGCTTCCCAGAAGACGCCCAGGACCTCGACGGCCTCATCCGCGCCGCCGACGTCGCCATGTACGCCGCCAAGCACTCCCCCGCCCCCCTGGTCTTCTTCAACGCCACCCAGGACCAGGCCTTCCGCGAACAGGTCCGCCTCGAACACGAGCTCCGCCAGGCCCTCGCCGCCCACCAGATCCAGGTGCACCTCCAGCCCATCCTGGACCTCCGCACCGGCGAAACGGTCCTGTTCGAAGCCCTCGCCCGCTGGAAGGTCTCCCCCGCGGTCTTCGCGCCCCTCGCGGAAGCCGCGGGGTTCGCCGAAACCCTCGACCGCCAGGTCCTCGCCAAAGCCCTCGCCCACCTCAAGGCCCTCCGCGACGCCGGCTTTCCCGGGGGCGTTACGGTCAACCTCTCCCCCCAAAGCTTCGCCAACCTCATGCTGCCCGACTGGATCCGTGCGCAGCTCATGGCCCACAACCTCCCCCCGGAACGCCTCGTCCTGGAGGTCACGGAACGCCTCCTGCTCTCCGGGGAGGCCGCCCTCGCGACCCTCCAGGACCTCAAGCGCACCGGGGTCCGCCTCGCCCTGGACGACTTCGGCTCCGGCTACAGCTCCCTCAGCTACGTCCACCGCTTCCCCGTGGACCTCATCAAAATCGACAAAAGCTTCGTCCAGGAAGCCCCCGAAAGCCCCCGCGCCCACGCCATCCTCGAGGCCATCGCACGCCTCTCCGAGAAACTCGGGGCCACGACCCTCGCGGAAGGCATCGAGCGTGAGGCCGAGCTCGAGGTGTGCCGCACCCTCGGTATCCCCCTCGGTCAAGGCTTCCTCCTCGGCAAACCCATGCCCCTCGAAGCCGCCCTGGAGTGGCTCGAGGCACCCCAAACCGTGCGGTAA
- a CDS encoding ferredoxin-type protein NapF, producing the protein MDRRAFLQSFLRAPKRPGAGVIRPPYAPPGTDFSACAHCDAPCVPACPQGILERDADGAPVVRFRGEGCTFCTACADACPHGVLSPDGPARIPARAHIDPGRCTAWQRVLCFVCLEACPEEAIRFKGMLEPTVLAERCTGCGRCLAPCPTGAIRVE; encoded by the coding sequence ATGGATCGGCGCGCGTTCCTCCAATCCTTCCTCCGCGCCCCCAAGCGCCCCGGGGCCGGGGTGATCCGGCCCCCCTACGCCCCCCCGGGCACGGACTTCTCCGCGTGCGCGCACTGCGACGCCCCGTGCGTCCCCGCCTGCCCCCAGGGCATCCTCGAGCGCGACGCTGACGGGGCGCCCGTGGTGCGCTTTCGCGGGGAAGGGTGCACCTTCTGCACCGCGTGCGCCGACGCCTGCCCCCACGGGGTCCTCTCCCCCGATGGGCCCGCGCGCATCCCCGCGCGGGCCCACATCGACCCCGGCCGCTGCACCGCCTGGCAGCGCGTCCTGTGCTTCGTCTGCCTCGAGGCCTGCCCCGAGGAGGCCATCCGCTTCAAGGGCATGCTCGAGCCCACCGTCCTCGCGGAGCGCTGCACGGGGTGCGGCCGCTGCCTGGCGCCCTGCCCTACCGGCGCGATCCGCGTCGAGTAA
- a CDS encoding chaperone NapD, which translates to MNISSIIVRTPPDRLEAVAETLEAQGVCEVFFRDPNGKLIVTIEAESTEAEVEALKAIQATPGVLSAELVFTYSEDELEQARAHLEAAQEVPEILNDENVRAEEIRYGGDVRHKL; encoded by the coding sequence GTGAACATCTCCAGCATCATTGTCCGCACGCCCCCCGACCGCCTCGAGGCCGTCGCCGAGACCCTCGAGGCCCAGGGGGTGTGCGAGGTGTTCTTCCGCGACCCGAACGGCAAGCTCATCGTGACCATCGAGGCCGAGAGCACCGAGGCGGAGGTCGAGGCCCTCAAGGCCATCCAGGCCACGCCGGGCGTGCTCTCCGCGGAGCTCGTCTTCACCTACAGCGAGGACGAGCTCGAGCAGGCCCGCGCGCACCTGGAGGCCGCCCAGGAGGTGCCGGAAATCCTGAACGACGAGAACGTCCGCGCAGAGGAGATCCGGTACGGGGGGGACGTGCGCCACAAGCTCTAG
- the nagA gene encoding N-acetylglucosamine-6-phosphate deacetylase, whose amino-acid sequence MQALAGRVLTARGWALARVVFDARIQALEPLSEAPRRYVLPGFIDLHVHGGGGGDAMEGAAGVRRLARFHARHGTTALLATTVTAPPAAVVRALEGIRAVARRPGAGEARVLGAHLEGPFIHPERLGAQPPYPHPPDLDWARRFLEAGPVRVVTLAPELGGALELVRFLAGRGVRVQLGHSTAGFVEARAALEAGAVGFTHLFNAMGGLMARAPGLVGAAFARGRWAEVIPDGRHVHPGALLAAFRAIPGVYGVTDAVAAAGMPEGRYPLGARTVVRRGDGVYLEDGTLAGSVLTMAEALRNLVRLGLSLAEAAWRLSALPAAYLGVRDRGRVRAGVWADLVVLDEALRVREVYVEGRRVR is encoded by the coding sequence ATGCAGGCGCTGGCGGGCCGGGTCCTGACCGCGCGGGGCTGGGCCCTCGCGCGGGTGGTGTTCGACGCGCGCATCCAGGCCCTCGAGCCGCTCTCCGAGGCGCCCCGGCGGTACGTCCTCCCGGGGTTCATCGACCTGCACGTGCACGGGGGCGGGGGCGGGGACGCGATGGAGGGGGCGGCGGGGGTGCGCCGCCTGGCGCGCTTCCACGCCCGGCACGGCACCACGGCCCTGCTCGCGACCACCGTTACGGCCCCTCCCGCGGCGGTGGTGCGCGCCTTGGAGGGGATTCGCGCCGTGGCCCGGCGGCCGGGCGCGGGGGAGGCCCGCGTCCTGGGGGCGCACCTCGAGGGGCCCTTCATCCACCCCGAGCGGCTGGGGGCGCAGCCGCCCTACCCGCACCCGCCCGACCTGGATTGGGCGCGGCGGTTCCTCGAGGCCGGCCCGGTGCGGGTGGTGACCCTGGCCCCCGAGCTTGGGGGCGCGCTCGAGCTGGTGCGGTTTCTGGCGGGGCGCGGGGTGCGCGTGCAGTTGGGGCACAGCACTGCGGGGTTCGTGGAGGCCCGGGCGGCCCTCGAGGCGGGGGCGGTGGGGTTCACGCACCTCTTTAACGCGATGGGGGGGCTCATGGCGCGCGCGCCGGGGCTGGTGGGGGCGGCGTTCGCGCGGGGCCGGTGGGCCGAGGTGATCCCGGACGGGCGGCACGTGCACCCCGGGGCGCTCCTGGCCGCCTTCCGGGCGATTCCGGGCGTGTACGGGGTGACGGACGCGGTGGCTGCGGCGGGCATGCCGGAGGGCCGGTACCCGCTCGGGGCGCGGACGGTGGTGCGGCGGGGGGACGGGGTGTACCTGGAGGACGGGACGCTCGCGGGGAGCGTCCTCACGATGGCGGAAGCGCTACGCAACCTGGTGCGGCTGGGCCTTTCCCTCGCGGAGGCCGCGTGGCGGCTGAGCGCCTTGCCCGCGGCCTACCTGGGGGTGCGGGACCGCGGGCGGGTTCGGGCGGGTGTTTGGGCGGACCTGGTGGTGCTCGACGAGGCGCTTCGGGTCCGGGAGGTGTACGTGGAGGGACGGCGCGTGCGCTAG